A segment of the Stigmatopora nigra isolate UIUO_SnigA chromosome 15, RoL_Snig_1.1, whole genome shotgun sequence genome:
CTTACGCTTATGAGTTTTagtagattttcacattttaatgaactttgaaaaaatatataataattaaaaaaacaaattaatagcAAAATAGTGAACTGTAACCCTTATGTCCATATAGGAGGTTGAAATGATCTCCAACAAGGTGGCCCGCTCCTTCATCTCTCTACTCGATGGATATTATCGACTGACCGCCGACGCCCACCACTATCTTTGCCGTGAGTTGGCGCCCCCTAAGGTGTTGCTGAGCGAGGCTAATGGACTGCACGGACCACTGCAGTGAGTTGTTGTTGTCACCTACTCTTTGGGGCACTCTAGTAGCTCTCGGGGAACATGTTATATCACCAGTGTGCTGTTTTTTGCAGTGATGGCTTTGTGCTACACAAGTTAAAAAAGGAGCTAGCGGAAGAAGAAGCTTGCCTCGTACGTTGGAGTGTTCTTGACCATAACAGACTTGTCCTAGCCGTACCTAGTAAAAGTCAGGTGAGTCATGCCTTCTTAAAGTCACTACACTATCCCAGTTCagcttaaaaaatgtttttttttacttagtcAAAGCCTTTATTAAAGTATTTGGATCAAATCAACAAAATAGGTGACTTCCTTCTATATGCAGATGctaccttagtttacaaaatcgtCCAAAATAAAGCTCCTCCTACTATGCAAGAttatataccaaaaaatccaatacgtcaacaagggctggctctagaggtgactgtgtacttccCTTCGAAAAGAGTATTTTCTTTCTACATACCTGGagctcaataccaattaacaaATGTCAACTTATGTCAAAATTGCGATCACAAACCTATCTAAAACTGTGctagatgtgtgtatatgtgtttagTATGGGTCATCGTTTATcttacacaagggactaaaaatggaaattagcctttggctacaatcttacatatttacataaatatgtttattaatatgtgctgtccctttattaaataaaatcaaCTTAACTTAACTCAACATTAAAGTCAAaacacccttttttttaaacctggaCTATTGCTgcgagatattttttttttaatacttgtgTTTTCTCTTCATTGGCCCACAGAATGGACCAATGCTGAGCCAGAAGCTGTTTTGCATCCAACATAAAGGTTCCGTCTTCGCCCTGGATGGATGGCAACAGGAATTCACCAGTGTGAATGAGCTTATAGACAACCTTAAAGACTATATACTCAAGTCTGACACTGAAAGCTACACCATTAAAAAATGCTGTCGACCCCAACAAGGAGGTTCGTGCTCACTTCAGTTCAGCTCTGTTTCTCTCATTGAATGCCAtatatctacttttcaaggaatTAACCTTCCAAAATCactaaaaaagacaatattatTGTAATGCGATCTACTAATAGTTCTGTAAACCTCCATTGGTACATTGCTGTTTTACTTACTTGATGGACGGCATCATTCACTGCATATCTTTTGCtactaaccatttttttttacttccgtAGAACTGTCCAACCTCCTCGTGAAGAGGCACGGtacacaaaacaaagcaaacagaCGCCTGCTATCCCCTAATAAGTTAGATCTTTGCATCCAGATCAAGTACAAAGACATCCTTCCGGTGAGAAGACTGCTCATTTTTGCCCTCGAAGCTTTGTGAGCTTGTCAAAAGaacttcaaaatacattttaaagggttaaaagtTACAGCTCTAGATTGAAAGCACTATTGCAAACTACTCttatcttctctgcgcagcagcaatcatatggcgcgcagtaaataaaatccaaacatcattttttttgtacccttttccccatgatggtgcTGTTTAAGTGCCaactagtggcagtagctctgtccaatcttatgttttttgtgttttagcgcatgttttacatgaaaaattagaaggaacattgacatgcacctgcttaaggcaagtgtgatactggcgagtaatgatgatgtcactcacactggtactcagtgcgctcattgaggttgtctttctgcccagactaatgaaaaattagagggaacattggttgcatccattttttttacggaCAGGGACACCAGCATTTAGGGTTTGGCACACGGACTCACGTCTACTCGGCGCATTTGCAAGTCATGGCGGCGGCCAATGAGCTGGACGATGACGAATTCAACGGCGATAAACAAAAGAAGGTTCGAGTGGTGCTTAAGGTTCTTGAGGAAAGCCATCAAGATATTACATTTGTAAGTGCACGTGACATGGCTGTGGGTCTAGGGAAGCTTTGGTTATTGGAATGTAAATactacttttatttgtttattttaggctTTCTTCGAGATGGCGAGCCTCATGAGTCAGTTGGCCCACCGCCATTTGGCAATTGTCCATGGTTTGACTGTCAATGGACATGAAAGTGAGTTCCTCATCACATATAAACACCAAAAGTTCAAATTCTCTATTTTAGTGTAGAATTTAATTCAAGTATTTGTTAAATCCTGACTGTTATCCAAGCTTGGACTCACCATGTacttaaataatataataaaaaatatatatatatcatcaaATCAAGTACATGCTAACATCTTGGATGAATTACGTATAGCATTACCTTAATTTAgcagttgaaaaaaatatttctgtgaCCTAAATtgaactatatttatatataaattcaatTGAGCAAATGTTAAAGATGTTTAAAAGATTCCTAATGAACACTTTAGATAATTGAcaccaaattaaaatgttttaaactcAGCCTTTTGTTTTCCCTCGAAAACACAAAGATttccaaaaaatcccaaatgtaattcttcacaaatttgtATCATAGTACAGTTTTTATTAGgggaaaaatatcacatttgttttaattcacatttcaaataagTTTGGCAATATACGGTTAAAATGCATTCATATTTGCCTCTCCGAAAcacaaatgttttataaaaatagcacttttttatttcttcacagaTATCATGGTAGAGGAGTTTGTGGAATTTGGGCCTTTGGATGTTTTTCTTCGCAGAGAAAAATCCAAACTGACATCTTGGTGGAAATTTCTTGTCGCCAAGCAACTTGCCAGTGCCCTAAATTACCTTGTAAGTTCCATTTATgatcaaaatgttaatactactTCTACACCTAAAGTTTATGGTGCCTgcaatttgtattcttatagGCAAATAAAGGTCTGGTTCATGGCAATGTCTGTGCCAGGAAGGTTCTTGTAGCCAGGCATGGTCTGGGGGAAGGTGCTTCTCCTTTAGTCAAGCTAAGTGACCCGGGGATACCTGTCAATATGCTACTCGAAGAAGGTCAGAATCACAAATGGCAACCatgtttgtgtaaaaaaatgttttgacttTGTTTGAGGTCAATctcaagtgtttttcttttttttaagtgcatggCTTTCTCCACTAAATCTGTCAGATTCACTTTAAAGTTTCCATCTAGTGGATTTGAAAAATAGCTATCTACCTGCTATCTAGGCCAGtgataggcaaactacggctcgcgggccataTCGCGGTCCGCtaagccttttaatccggcccctctattttttttaaatgacattttaatattttttgatacattccttttaactttactttgtactttatactttaataatgagtgacgagtatgttaatactttagtccttttttaatgtttatgtttcatatgtactgttaatggatgcacttttttatatgtatcgtatcttgtgctgacttggCCCATCTGAtataaatttttaaagttaatgtggcccctggggccgaaaagtttgcccacccctaatcTAGGTTAACAgcatccaatcaatttaaaatgggaCAATCTGACAGTCTAAATGGTTTGAATGAGCATCCCTACCAATGGCAGCAAATTCTAAACTTGGCTATCCCTTTTACCGTCTGGGTTTCAGAACGTCTGGAGCGTATTCCCACCATCGCTCCCGAGTGTCTGTACAGTGAGGCCCCCATCACCCCCGGGGTGGACCAGTGGAGTTATGGCGTCACACTTCTGGAAATCTGCAACGATGGTTGCCTACCCTTAAGCGGCGCCTCATTGAATCAGGTCCAGTTTTCCCTCTGTCCATCCTCTCCGACCTCTCGGACAGCAGAATAACCTCCGTCTACCTTTCCTCCACAGAAGAAGGAGTTTTATCAGCAAAAAAGAAAGTTGTTGGACACATCCTCATTGGGCTTGAGTACCCTCATCATCAGCTGCCTTTCCTATAAGCCCTTGGAGAGACCTTCCTTCTGCTCTTTGCTCAGGGAACTCATCGATATCATGAACAAAAGTGGGTCTCCAgagatattaaaataataaattaaaaaaatagccgCCAGTCCTCCATAAAACAgccataaaagtacatttttggcagaggataaagaatactaTCTAGCTATATATGTGTTCTTTCCCCATTTATGTTAGACTATCCATTCCTTTGTAGGTTATCAAACTGTGACCATGATGCCTATGCTAGCCTGCACTTGGCTTTTTGACATATCTGTTAGCATTTAGCTATGTTTATTTAACCCTCTGTACAGATCCTAATATTGCTCCCAGTGAACCTGCGCATCTAAGTCAATCTACAGTGTACCTCAAGCGTTATCTGAAAAAGAAGCGCATATTAGGAAAGGTGAGTAACGCTTCccgcagtttttttttggttccccCGTGTCGCTAAACACACAGCTCAGTCGCCTCATCTCATTTCAGGGTAATTTTGGAACCGTGACTCTGTACTTGTACGACCCTACCAACGACGACACGGGAGAGCTGGTGGCGGTCAAGTCGTTGAAACAAGAGACCAGTCCTTCGTCCAAATACTGGATGAATGAGATTGAGACCCTGAAGTCCTTGGATCATACCAATATTGTCAAGTACAAAGGTTGCTGCACTGAAATGGGTGAGTGCAGCTTTTCCAGGATTGCAAGCGAGGGCGTCCATATGAATTTTTGGTgcttggacatttggtcaccggtcttttggtcgccagtcaaatggtgacagagtttactgttgataccagctctcaaaattatatttataagatagagtttaatatctaagagagagagattttaatatcctagtactgtttaatatctaagtactgtttaatatccaagtactgtttaatatgcaagtactgtttaatatctaagaactgtttaatatctaagaactgtttaatatctaagaactgtttaatatctaagtactgtttaatatctaagtactgtttaatatccaagtactgtttaatatctaagtactgtttaatatctaagtacatttgaccggcgaccaaaagaccggtgaccaaacgtctggtttACGGAATTTTTAGCCACTCTTCCCATGCCTTGACAGGAGGGAAAGTGACACAGCTTATAATGGAGTTCCTACCACTCGGCAGCTTAGAAAGATACCTTCAAAAGCAGGCGCAGAGTACAACCCAGTGCCTGCTTTTTGCTCAGCAGATCTGCCAAGTGAGTCAATGAAGAAAGTTGAGcatattttaatagaaaattgACAAATTGTGTAATTCCTATTCACATTTCTAGGGGATGGAATACTTGCACTCAATGCGATACATTCACCGGGATCTCGCAGCACGGAATATTTTAGTCAAAAATGAAAGTTTGGTAAAGATCGCAGATTTTGGACTGTCCAAATACATCCCAGAAGATGTCTCCTACTACCGCGTCAACGAATCTGGTGACAGTCCAGTCTTCTGGTAAGATCGTGACACACAAGTGCATCAAATATTCTTGAATATAAAACTTCCtttgcaatttttattttacaggtaTGCCCTTGAGTGCCTTCAAGAAAGtaaattttcatttctttcggacgtttggtcttttGGGGTCCTGCTGTATGAGATCCTGACTCGTTGTGACCCGAGTCAAAGCCCACCACGGGTACACCATGATTCacagaaaaacacacatttgggtGTACTTTGATTTAAACACCACatctttcgtttttttttgtagaaattcGCCGAAATGGCGGGATTGCCTTCCAAAGATATGAACGTGAGCACGCTCATCAACTTGTTGCAACGGAATCGCCGATTGCCTTGTCCCAGGGACTGTCATCCTGGGGTAAAGAATATGATTGTTATGATCTATTTTAGAACTttagtattaataataatacaccATTTTCTTTTGCGGACAGCTGAGGATCATAGTCGAGCAGTGTTGGCATCAAGATTCTGCAACAAGACCATCATTTCAATGCTTGTATGAGAAGCTCGAGGGTGTCCGAACatagaattgatttttttagtcgTTTACTTCAtaatagttcttttttttttttaagaaaaagaagaacatgGGGGAAGCCCAGTAGGCTGAAATTCTGTAAATTTGTAAGTACAGTGAATCCTGTGAATTTTCCAGATTTCTGACTACACTGCTGTGTATGTTGAGAGTAGGATTGTATTGCTTTAATGTCAGTTACACTGCTCTTTTGTAActttattaatacatttgacATAAATATGTCGTGTCATTATTGAAGGCATTATAAGACTTGGTTTATTTGAGGCCACCTTAACATTCTGTTTGGTATTTGGTCAAAACAAGACGATAATTGGTACTCAAAATGAATAgagtatttttctttataaGGATTTATAGTagtatttgattattttcatattataaatatatatgcctGGATTAAACAGTCTTCTCTAGGCAGCTAAAACACCAAATCAGATGCATTGAGCAAAGTAGAAACCCAGAATGTTtataataatcaaataaatgaTAACATTTTACTCAAAAATTTAATTGAGAGTCCCCAGCTCATGCCCGTCACATTCATTGGTAACATTGAGTAATTTCCGGATTGGGCCAAACAATGTAGCCCCGCCTACTGACGCAATGCATCTTTCCTCCAATCAGAGACACCGTTTGGTCCATGTGTGTATTGTTTAAACTGCTCAAATGCGGCTGGCTTTTCCGGAGCAAACAAAACTTCCACCAAGTCGACTGATGGCGTCCGCCGTGTCTGTGAGCGCTAACGCCAAAGAAAAAAGCACAGACACAGCGATCGGATTCGTCTCTCGTCCGCTTCATGATAATTACGACCTCGCTACACCCGCTGATCATGAAAAGTGGAGGCCCGGAGACCGCTGGCAGTCGGAGCTCG
Coding sequences within it:
- the tyk2 gene encoding non-receptor tyrosine-protein kinase TYK2 encodes the protein MPGRRWPKLNKQKSLAESLNPPEDNGIHVYLFWTPSGERYSSHTTANEITAEQLCISAAEAVGITPLFSTLFALYDPASCCWSNPQDVFHPEEGSRLILHYRMRFYFRNWHGFNEKEPAVTRFAVKTETDGNADGLPLLEIKSVEYLFAQAKYEFVNELIPMENGSSEEELNHFKNESLGLAMLHLMHLALQTGKTMQRVAKKTSFEKCIPKSFAKHISEDKVLTKLRIRWMFERSMRTYQHKMEAKRPDTKQLMCKYLCALEYLAPRFGTETFSVRQLRVSQDDQDGSLNASKGDGGAAAIATHELMVSAIHGLQWRETTCCEKANSFPNGDCKRKSNQEPSPPNEAAPIQWMPFCDFPEIIHIAINNANVSISTEDNKCMEVEMISNKVARSFISLLDGYYRLTADAHHYLCRELAPPKVLLSEANGLHGPLHDGFVLHKLKKELAEEEACLVRWSVLDHNRLVLAVPSKSQNGPMLSQKLFCIQHKGSVFALDGWQQEFTSVNELIDNLKDYILKSDTESYTIKKCCRPQQGELSNLLVKRHGTQNKANRRLLSPNKLDLCIQIKYKDILPGHQHLGFGTRTHVYSAHLQVMAAANELDDDEFNGDKQKKVRVVLKVLEESHQDITFAFFEMASLMSQLAHRHLAIVHGLTVNGHENIMVEEFVEFGPLDVFLRREKSKLTSWWKFLVAKQLASALNYLANKGLVHGNVCARKVLVARHGLGEGASPLVKLSDPGIPVNMLLEEERLERIPTIAPECLYSEAPITPGVDQWSYGVTLLEICNDGCLPLSGASLNQKKEFYQQKRKLLDTSSLGLSTLIISCLSYKPLERPSFCSLLRELIDIMNKNPNIAPSEPAHLSQSTVYLKRYLKKKRILGKGNFGTVTLYLYDPTNDDTGELVAVKSLKQETSPSSKYWMNEIETLKSLDHTNIVKYKGCCTEMGGKVTQLIMEFLPLGSLERYLQKQAQSTTQCLLFAQQICQGMEYLHSMRYIHRDLAARNILVKNESLVKIADFGLSKYIPEDVSYYRVNESGDSPVFWYALECLQESKFSFLSDVWSFGVLLYEILTRCDPSQSPPRKFAEMAGLPSKDMNVSTLINLLQRNRRLPCPRDCHPGLRIIVEQCWHQDSATRPSFQCLYEKLEGVRT